The following are from one region of the Lytechinus pictus isolate F3 Inbred chromosome 4, Lp3.0, whole genome shotgun sequence genome:
- the LOC129258436 gene encoding neuronal acetylcholine receptor subunit alpha-10-like, giving the protein MLLNFMRMMWIDENLTWDPSEYGGVNITTLLPSDVWTPDISLYENAQKDFISIQETYILVSYNGSMDWYFPAFVTSVCPIDITYFPYDVQECKISIGPWAYMKSMVHFQLSKQGDTTIDIFNRNGVWILERSVGVNKDAVLCCDNRTWSIIEYSITIRRMSKFYTKTVVVPAFLLTLLMALVCWLHPASGEKVTLAVSNLLALILFQQLVADRMPPSGETTSIIVSFFIVMIAMCCAEVLCSIFVLRIYHMGGQTEVPWLVRRIMLCPIILPLYHSLESKEVFRAQQTNYKKHRRSKRARERIEIPLDKTKDPPPRNFSIESQIETIRESEAPDPATNALLVNHANNVHRPKNKLGSHHKNDIDPEMIAQTWRDTAIVTDKLIFFVLLLVTATSWVYMIVSFLFHS; this is encoded by the exons ATGTTACTAAACTTCATGCGAATG ATGTGGATTGATGAGAATCTAACGTGGGATCCGAGTGAGTACGGAGGAGTCAATATCACCACACTACTGCCGAGCGATGTCTGGACACCTGATATATCTCTTTATGAAAA TGCCCAGAAAGATTTCATCAGTATCCAGGAAACATATATCTTAGTATCGTATAACGGCTCCATGGATTGGTACTTTCCCGCCTTTGTGACGTCAGTATGTCCAATCGACATCACCTACTTCCCATACGACGTGCAAGAATGCAAGATTTCAATCGGGCCTTGGGCGTACATGAAAAGCATG GTCCATTTTCAGCTCTCTAAACAAGGGGACACCACTATCGACATATTCAACCGAAACGGAGTATGGATCCTCGAACGATCCGTTGGGGTCAACAAGGATGCGGTCCTCTGCTGCGATAACAGGACCTGGTCTATCATTGAGTACAGCATCACCATCCGTCGCATGTCCAAGTTCTACACTAAGACCGTCGTCGTACCGGCTTTCCTTTTAACTCTATTGATGGCACTCGTCTGTTGGCTTCATCCAGCTTCCGGTGAGAAGGTGACCTTGGCAGTCAGTAACCTTCTGGCTTTGATCCTCTTCCAGCAGCTCGTAGCCGATAGGATGCCACCGAGCGGGGAAACTACGTCCATCATAG TGAGTTTCTTCATCGTGATGATTGCAATGTGTTGTGCTGAGGTCCTCTGCTCAATCTTCGTCCTCCGCATCTATCACATGGGTGGTCAGACGGAGGTTCCGTGGTTGGTAAGGCGAATCATGCTGTGTCCCATCATCCTACCCCTCTACCACAGTCTAGAGAGTAAAGAGGTCTTTAGAGCGCAACAAACCAATTATAA AAAACATCGCAGATCGAAGCGTGCCCGGGAACGTATCGAGATTCCTCTAGATAAAACCAAAGACCCCCCTCCTCGCAACTTCAGCATCGAGTCACAAATAGAAACTATTCGGGAGTCCGAGGCGCCAGATCCCGCTACCAATGCACTTCTCGTCAACCACGCTAACAACGTACATCGCCCGAAGAACAAGCTTGGTAGCCATCACAAGAATGATATTGACCCGGAAATGATTGCGCAAACTTGGCGCGATACTGCTATCGTTACCGATAAGCTGATATTTTTCGTGTTGTTGCTGGTGACAGCTACCTCTTGGGTTTATATGATCGTGTCGTTTTTATTCCATTCGTGA